Within Nitrospirota bacterium, the genomic segment ATGAGGCCGCACTCCTTGTGATAATCCATTCATCGGTAAGCAGTGAGTGGCTCTTAAAGAAATTCGCCATACAGCTTGGAATCAGCGATATCAAGGAGCATAGCAAGCTGGAGATTCTTAGTCAGATATACAAAAGGCTCTATGAGATTATCGAGCAGGGTAAGACACCTGTGGTTTTAATGGATGAGGTTCAGATGCTCAAGTCAAGGGAGATAATGGAGGAATTCAGAGGGCTCCTCAATATGGAAATGGCAGAAGGAAAGATGATAAACCTTATATTCTTTGGCTTGAGCGACCTCGAGGATGTCCTGAGCCTCGATGAGCCGCTAAAGCAAAGGGTTGCTATCAGAATCAATCTCAAGGCATTCTCGGAAGCAAACACAAAGGAATACATAGAGCACAGGCTACAAAAAGCAGGGTGCTTGAAAAATATGTTCACTGAAGGCGCAATAAAGACAATCTATAGCTATTCAAAAGGACTTCCGAGACTGATAAACACGATATGCGACAATGCACTCCTCGAAGGGTTTCTATTTAAAGCACCTGTCATTGACGACTCGGTGATTAAAGCAGTAGCCATTGACTTAGGGCTTAACGAGGAGAATAGAAACCCAAAAGAAAAGTTACAAACCCCATATGACGCATCGTAATTAGGAGCCGAAAAAATTCAAATCTCAAATATTGCATTCAGGGCATCCCTCAGGGTGCTTACACCTGTTATGTTAAGTCCAAATGTATCTTTTAGTTTTTCCCTGTTTGACCTTGGTATTACGGCTTTTTTGAAACCTATTTTAGATGCCTCCTTAAGCCTCAGCTCAGCCTGATTGACTGCCCTAATCTCGCCTGAAAGCCCGACCTCTCCAAAGACAAACAGCTCCAGACTAACAGGCAGTTCTTTTAAGGAAGAAGAGATTGCACCTGAAACTGCAAGGTCAGCCGCAGGCTCGACAATCCTCAGTCCACCTGCTACATTAGTAAAAATATCCATTCCTCCAAGATGAATGCCTGCTATCTTTTCAAGCACGGCAGTAAGGAGATTTACCCTCTGAAAGTCCATTCCAATGGCAGTCCTTCTTGGCATTCCAAACACGGTTGGTGTCACGAGTGCCTGAATCTCTACGAGAAGGGGCCTTGTTCCCTCGATGCTCGACATTACCAAAGAGCCCGGAGCATTAGATGGCCTCTCTGAAAGAAATAGCTCGGAGGGGTTTTCTATCTCCCTTAGCCCTGCATCGGTCATCTCAAAAACGCCTATCTCGTTTGTAGAGCCAAAACGGTTTTTCACTGTCCTTAGAATCCTGTAGGAGTGTCCTGCATTGCCTTCGAAATATAAGACAGTGTCCACTATATGCTCGAGGACACGAGGACCTGCGATAGTGCCTTCCTTTGTAACATGCCCTATGAGAAATATGGTTATCCCACTTCTTTTTGCAAAGAACATGAGTTTCGTTGCACATTCCCTTACCTGACCAACAGAGCCAGGTGCAGAGGAAAGCTCCTCTGTATACATCGTCTGAATCGAATCGACTATGATTGCAGAGGGCGATATTTTTTCTGCTACTTCAAGGACATTTTCGAGGTCTGTCTCAGGCAGAAGCTCTATGGACTGAGATGTAATGGAAAGCCTTTCTGCCCTTAGCTTTATCTGCTCAGGGGATTCCTCTCCTGAGACATAAAGCACTTTTCGTGGAAGATTTCCTGCCACCTGCATAAGGAGTGTTGACTTTCCGATTCCCGGGTCTCCGCCTATCAGAGTCACAGAGCCTGACACTATACCTCCTCCAAGAACCCTGTCAAACTCCTTAATCTTAGTAGTTGTCCTTTTTTCATTTTTTCCCTCTACCATGCTTAGCAGTTGCGGTTCGGACCTCCTTAGGGTTCTTGTGGACTTTTTTAAAAAAGGCTCCTCGACAAAACTATTCCACTGCAAGCAGTCAGGACATTTACCGAGCCATTTTGGGCTCGTATAACCGCATGCCTGACATTGATAAATTGTCTTTTTATCTTTCATAGAACTCACACCCTGATATTAAGCATTCCCATTCCCCTTCCGGGGTGGTATGCCTTTTTAATTGCATCTTTTACAAACCTCTTTGCTTCCATTGCGGCTTTAAGAGGTATGTTGCCAAGTGCAAGCATGGCAGTGATTGCAGAAGAAAACGCACAGCCTGTGCCATGATAGTCTCCAGTTATTTTTTCGCTTTCGAGCCTGTGAAAATCAGAGTCATAATATAAATCCATTGTCAGTTCCTCGAGGTGTCCGCCTGTGATTATAACAACCTTTGGCCCCATGTCTTTAAGTGCCTTTCCTGCATCCTCCATATCCTTTTCATTCTCTATATTCATGCCTGTAAGCACACCTGCCTCATAGATATTCGGGGTTATAACCTCTGATAAAGGAAACAGCATCTGCTTTATCAAATCCAGTGCGCCCTCCTCAAGAAGGCTTTCTCCTGAAGAGGAGACAGTTACAGGGTCTATGACTAAGTTTGAAAGAGAATATTTCTTAACCATATAGGCAGTAAGCTCGACTGCATAGGTAGTGTATAACATACCTGTTTTAAGTGCATCGGGTTTTATGTCATTAAGGAGAAAATCCAGTTGTCTTTCTAAGAAATCCCTGTCAACAGGCATTATACGGTCAACACCCTCTGTGTTCTGGACAGTCAGGGCAGTTGGCACAGACAAGCCATGAACGCCAAATGCCGTAAAGACCCTGAGGTCTGCCTGAAGCCCTGCACCTCCGGTTGGGTCCGAGCCTGCTATGGTAAGGGCAAATTTCATAGAGCTGATCATTTTATCACCATTGGGGAGTCTTTTATAAGCCCATCCACTATAATGCCTTGAGGATTGTTGACATTACTTATTGCCATGAAATACCTGAAGAAAACCGCTCCTGTTTTTCCCTTGCATGCCTTTACCTTATAGACAACCTTTTTGAGCGGGTCAAGCTCCGGTATGTCAATGGTTTTGAAAACAGAGCCATCTTCGTTTATAAACGATACTGCCTTAAAAGGAGAATTTATAACCTCAGGCTGTATACAGCCCTTTTCGGTATCTATCTCAAGAACATAAAAATAATTTCTTACCCTTTGCTCCTCTGTAAGAACAGGTGATATATGGTAGCTGTCCATCATCACTGGGCTAAGAAATGTTACACCTGCCCTGAAATCCTTATGAATGACCTCTCTTGTGCCTGCCCATGGCATCTTATAAGGCTTCTTAAGGTTAATGCGGTCAATAGGCAAAGGCTCCTTTTCTAAAGAGTCTTTTTTAGTTACGGTTATTGGCTCCTTTTTGCCTAAGACCTTGAGGGCATACATGCCTGCTATAACCGAGAGCACAACCATAACTGTAAAGACCGCTATAAATATCGTTACATTTTTAAATGTTCGTGCCTTTCTGCCTGTCTTTCTTTCTTGTTGTCCAATGACCATGGGATAAAGTGCCATTGTTTTCATTACAGACGATGAGGCATCTGCAAGCCTTTTTGCGGCAGATATATTGTCGGATATACTGCTTTGAAGTTTCTCGAGCATATCTGCAACCTTAATGGAGGCATCCTCAAGCTGAGCCCTTAAAGATGTGGTCTCCTCTGTCTTTTCGTACCTGAGTCTTTGTAGTTCGTTTTTAAGTGTCTCAGTCTCAGAAGCAGAATTTTTGAGTTTTCCTTCGATGTCTTCCTTTTCAGCCTTAAGTCTTTTGACCTCCTCTAAAACATCCGTATATTGGTTTTTAAAGTGCTCCATCTCAGCAGTCCTGTCCTTCAGAGCCTTTTCAGCGTCCATTAGTTTGACCTTGAGCTCATCCAGTAAAGAGTTCATCTGAGACAGACTGTCTCTTAAGGAGGTATTTTCCTTTGTTAAGCCCTCTACCTCTGCCTTCAACTGTGTAATCTCGGCATCCCTGCTGTCACTTTCTTTAATAAGTGGTTCCTCTGTCCTCAATCTTTCCGTCTCATCCGACATCTCGGAAAGCCTTTCTATGAATGCCTTTTCGGTTTCTTCGATGTGAGCCTTGAGGGAGTTTATCTCGGCATCTCTTTCTCTATCGAGACTCTCATAATCGTCCTTAAGTCTCTTTAGCTCTGTAGTTATTTTATGGAGATTTTCTTCTGATTCCTGAAGCTGAAGTTTCTTTACCTCTACCTCCCGTTTTAGAAAGCCTTCTCCTTCCTTTTCAGTTGAGGTGTGCAGCTCTTTGTTTTCAGCCCTTAACCTGTCCAGCTCTTGTTTTAAATCCGAAATCTCGGCATGACGGGATATGTCTAAGTCTGCAAGCCTCTCATATGCCACCTCTGCATCCTCATGTGCCTTTTTAACGCTCTTAAGAAGGATTTCCCTTTCCTTGTCATATCTTTTAATCAGGGCATCTCTGTCTTCTATGCGGCTTTCGAGACTGCGAATCTTTTCTATTAAATCTTGTTCCATGTATGAAGATTCTACTACAAGGATTCCATATCTTTCAAGGATTTGAAGTATTGCGTAACTGGTTTTTTTATTTAGCTCTGACAGATTTCAGGAGCTTTACCACTTCTGTATGACCGTTTTCCACTGCATTCAGCAAAGCAGTCCTGCCCGTAATAAAGGTTTTTGCGTTAATATCAGCACCTTTATCTATTAAGATTTTAACAATTTCTGCATGACCTTTTAGTGCGGCAAACATCAAAGCAGTCGAGCCATCGTTATATTTTGCATTAATATTAGCGCCTTTCTTTATTAAAATCTTTACAGCTTCTGTCTGACCTTCTAATGCTGCAAGAATTAAAGCAGTCCCACTACTAAAATTGATTGTTGCTTCGATATCAGCACCTTTATATATCAAGG encodes:
- a CDS encoding AAA family ATPase; this translates as MDYLEYYKLKEHPFSNVVDNRFYYNSTEHSRALIKLKYAIDTKKGLAVVIGETGSGKTTLARRLLEELDESLYEAALLVIIHSSVSSEWLLKKFAIQLGISDIKEHSKLEILSQIYKRLYEIIEQGKTPVVLMDEVQMLKSREIMEEFRGLLNMEMAEGKMINLIFFGLSDLEDVLSLDEPLKQRVAIRINLKAFSEANTKEYIEHRLQKAGCLKNMFTEGAIKTIYSYSKGLPRLINTICDNALLEGFLFKAPVIDDSVIKAVAIDLGLNEENRNPKEKLQTPYDAS
- the radA gene encoding DNA repair protein RadA translates to MKDKKTIYQCQACGYTSPKWLGKCPDCLQWNSFVEEPFLKKSTRTLRRSEPQLLSMVEGKNEKRTTTKIKEFDRVLGGGIVSGSVTLIGGDPGIGKSTLLMQVAGNLPRKVLYVSGEESPEQIKLRAERLSITSQSIELLPETDLENVLEVAEKISPSAIIVDSIQTMYTEELSSAPGSVGQVRECATKLMFFAKRSGITIFLIGHVTKEGTIAGPRVLEHIVDTVLYFEGNAGHSYRILRTVKNRFGSTNEIGVFEMTDAGLREIENPSELFLSERPSNAPGSLVMSSIEGTRPLLVEIQALVTPTVFGMPRRTAIGMDFQRVNLLTAVLEKIAGIHLGGMDIFTNVAGGLRIVEPAADLAVSGAISSSLKELPVSLELFVFGEVGLSGEIRAVNQAELRLKEASKIGFKKAVIPRSNREKLKDTFGLNITGVSTLRDALNAIFEI
- the thiD gene encoding bifunctional hydroxymethylpyrimidine kinase/phosphomethylpyrimidine kinase, with the protein product MKFALTIAGSDPTGGAGLQADLRVFTAFGVHGLSVPTALTVQNTEGVDRIMPVDRDFLERQLDFLLNDIKPDALKTGMLYTTYAVELTAYMVKKYSLSNLVIDPVTVSSSGESLLEEGALDLIKQMLFPLSEVITPNIYEAGVLTGMNIENEKDMEDAGKALKDMGPKVVIITGGHLEELTMDLYYDSDFHRLESEKITGDYHGTGCAFSSAITAMLALGNIPLKAAMEAKRFVKDAIKKAYHPGRGMGMLNIRV